A region from the Sphaerodactylus townsendi isolate TG3544 linkage group LG01, MPM_Stown_v2.3, whole genome shotgun sequence genome encodes:
- the TMEM181 gene encoding transmembrane protein 181, with product MQMDRHDNLKGMTVNFNMLVRINGVIENASIKYFNKEVHNRTRTLYCAQQCAEIIVVHLGYLNYTRYDINVAFENLPPIYHVKNFTWKTYNPAFSQVEIWFRFVFVVLTFIVTCLFAHSLRKFSMRDWGIEQKWMSILLPLLLLYNDPFFPLSFLINSWFPGMLDDLFQSLFLCSLLLFWLCVYHGIRVQGERRCLTFYFPKLLIVGLLWLASVTLGIWQTVNELHDPTYQYGIDASNFQGMKIFFLVVATVYILYLMFLIIRACSELRNMPYVDLRLKFLTALTFVVLVISIAILYLRFGAQVLQDNFVAELSTHYHNSAEFLSFYGLLNFYLYTLAFVYSPSKNALYESQLKDNPAFSMLNDSDDDVIYGSDYEEMPLQNGQAIRAKFKEESDSD from the exons ATGCAGATGGATCGACATG ATAACTTGAAAGGCATGACAGTGAACTTTAATATGCTGGTTAGAATAAATGGTGTAATAGAGAATGCGAGCATAAAATACTTCAATAAGGAAGTTCACAACCGGACAAGAACTCTCTACTGTGCACAA CAATGTGCTGAAATTATTGTAGTTCACCTTGGCTACCTGAACTACACTCGCTATGATATCAATGTTGCCTTCGAGAACCTTCCTCCGATCTACCATGTCAAGAACTTCACA TGGAAAACCTATAATCCAGCCTTCTCACAAGTGGAAATCTGGTTCCGATTTGTTTTTGTAGTTCTCACATTCATTGTCACA TGTCTCTTTGCACATTCCCTGAGGAAGTTTTCCATGAGAGATTGGGGAATAGAGCAGAAATGGATGTCTATCCTCCTTCCCTTACTATTACTTTATAATG ATCCATTTTTCCCTCTCTCATTCCTAATTAACAGCTGGTTCCCTGGAATGCTAGATGACCTCTTTCAGTCATTGTTCTTGTGTTCATTGCTGCTGTTCTGGCTCTGTGTCTACCACGGGATCCGAGTGCAG GGAGAAAGGAGGTGcttaacattttatttcccaaAGCTCCTTATTGTTGGTCTTCTATGGTTGGCTTCTGTTACATTAGGAATATGGCAGAC AGTCAATGAACTCCATGACCCAACATATCAGTATGGGATTGATGCAAGTAATTTTCAG GGAATGAAAATCTTTTTCCTTGTGGTGGCAACTGTGTACATTTTGTACCTCATGTTTCTGATAATCAGGGCATGCTCTGAACTTCGTAACATGCCTTATGTTG ATCTCAGGCTAAAATTCTTGACTGCATTGACATTTGTGGTGCTTGTAATTAG CATTGCTATACTGTATCTGCGATTTGGAGCACAAGTTTTGCAGGACAACTTTGTGGCTGAACTTTCAACTCATTATCATAACT CTGCAGAGTTCTTGTCATTCTATGGCTTATTGAACTTTTATCTCTACACATTAGCCTTTGTGTATTCACCATCAAAAAATGCTCTTTACG AATCTCAGTTGAAAGACAATCCTGCCTTTTCCATGCTGAATGACTCTGATGATGATGTGATTTATGG GAGTGATTATGAGGAAATGCCACTTCAGAATGGCCAAGCCATCAGAGCAAAATTCAAGGAAGAATCGGACAGTGATTAA